The Malus domestica chromosome 06, GDT2T_hap1 genome has a segment encoding these proteins:
- the LOC103438072 gene encoding mitogen-activated protein kinase 9-like yields MGSGATLVEGVRRWFQRRSSSSSSTSTSATIINTSNPNNNHNYTDNDKINKLGNDHNGAHISDLSAQPSDSHQREQKQGRENQHHLQFEVEEDFDISGLKVIRVPTRADFRAAHPMDSQKKGNLETEFFTEYGEGSRYQVQEVIGKGSYGVVGSAIDTHTGEKVAIKKINDVFEHVSDATRILREIKLLRLLRHPDIVEIKHIMLPPSRREFRDIYVVFELMESDLHQVIKANDDLTPEHYQFFLYQLLRGLKYTHTANVFHRDLKPKNILANADCKLKICDFGLARVSFNDAPSAIFWTDYVATRWYRAPELCGSFFSKYTPAIDIWSIGCIFAEILTGKPLFPGKNVVHQLDLMTDLLGTPSAESIARIRNEKARRYLSSMRKKQPVPFTHKFPGVDPLALCLLEQLLAFDPKDRLTAEEALADPYFHGLANVDREPSTQPISKLEFEFERRKLTKDDVRELIYREILEYHPQMLQEYLRGGDQTSFMYPSGVDRFKRQFAHFEENYGKGERGTPPLQRQHASLPRERVCGPRVENAGQDNDLERTAASVASTLESPPGSEQPDGTVNADGQNGPSKTVYTPVTSRSLLKSASISASKCIGVKQKDSEEEAIAEINDESVDGLTQKVQALRA; encoded by the exons ATGGGGAGTGGAGCTACTCTGGTGGAGGGCGTCCGTCGCTGGTTTCAACGTcgctcgtcttcttcttcttccacttccaCTTCCGCAACTATTATTAATACTTCTAATCCAAATAATAATCATAACTACACCGACAACGATAAAATTAATAAACTGGGCAATGATCACAATGGTGCCCACATCTCCGATTTAAGCGCTCAACCGTCCGATTCTCATCAGCGGGAACAAAAACAAGGCCGGGAGAACCAGCACCATCTGCAGTTTGAGGTTGAGGAAGATTTTGACATTTCAGGATTGAAGGTCATCAGAGTTCCTACAAGGGCCGACTTCAGAGCTGCTCACCCCATGGATTCACAGAAGAag GGCAATCTAGAAACGGAATTCTTCACCGAGTATGGAGAGGGAAGTCGATACCAGGTTCAGGAAGTCATTGGGAAAGGAAGTTATGGCGTCGTGGGTTCTGCAATTGACACGCACACTGGAGAAAAGGTTGCaatcaagaaaattaatgaTGTCTTCGAGCATGTTTCGGATGCTACAAGGATCCTGAGAGAAATTAAGCTCCTTCGCTTGCTTCGTCATCCTGATATTGTTGAAATAAAGCACATCATGCTTCCTCCTTCACGACGAGAGTTCAGAgatatttatgttgtttttgagttgatggAATCTGACCTTCACCAAGTTATTAAGGCAAATGATGATCTTACTCCTGAACATTATCAATTTTTCTTGTACCAGCTTCTCCGTGGCCTAAAGTATACTCATACAG CGAATGTATTTCATCGAGATTTAAAGCCAAAAAACATTCTTGCTAATGCTGACTGCAAATTAAAGATATGTGACTTTGGCCTTGCTCGTGTATCTTTCAATGATGCCCCGTCCGCTATTTTTTGGACA GACTATGTTGCAACTAGATGGTACCGTGCTCCTGAGCTGTGTGGTTCATTTTTCTCAAAG TACACTCCTGCAATTGATATTTGGAGCATAGGATGCATATTTGCAGAAATACTCACTGGCAAACCGCTGTTTCCTGGTAAAAATGTGGTGCACCAATTGGATCTCATGACCGATTTGCTTGGCACGCCTTCTGCAGAATCTATTGCAAGG ATTCGGAATGAAAAAGCAAGAAGGTACCTGAGTAGCATGCGGAAAAAACAACCAGTTCCCTTCACACATAAGTTCCCTGGTGTTGATCCCTTGGCTCTTTGCCTACTGGAGCAGCTCCTTGCCTTTGATCCAAAGGATCGTCTCACAGCTGAAGAG GCATTAGCTGATCCTTACTTTCATGGTTTGGCAAATGTTGACCGTGAGCCGTCCACCCAACCCATTTCAAAACTTGAGTTTGAGTTTGAACGTAGGAAATTGACAAAAGATGATGTTAGAGAGTTAATCTATAGGGAG ATTTTAGAGTATCATCCACAGATGCTGCAGGAGTATCTCCGAGGTGGAGATCAGACCAGCTTTATGTATCCTAG TGGTGTTGATCGATTTAAGCGGCAGTTTGCACATTTCGAGGAGAACTATGGTAAAGGTGAAAGGGGTACCCCTCCACTGCAAAGGCAACATGCTTCCTTGCCCAG AGAGCGGGTTTGTGGACCCAGGGTTGAGAATGCTGGCCAAGACAATGATTTGGAAAGGACTGCTGCTTCTGTTGCCTCAACTCTTGAGAGTCCTCCAGGGTCGGAGCAACCTGATGGCACCGTAAATGCCGATGGACAGAATGGACCTAGCAAGACAGTCTACACACCAGTAACCAGTCGTAGCCTATTGAAGAGTGCCAGCATTAGTGCTTCCAAGTGTATAGGTGTAAAACAGAAAGATTCGGAG GAGGAAGCAATTGCGGAGATCAACGACGAGTCAGTTGATGGTTTGACCCAAAAGGTTCAAGCTCTTCGCGCCTGA
- the LOC103438071 gene encoding pentatricopeptide repeat-containing protein At4g02750, whose amino-acid sequence MRGSYRFRQLHSGSSNFCSRSFKSQQPINIKDRTGNPTSQNPIPSKKTLTQKRRSMNKLSNSSDSEIVKSNMDITTQMRNGRCEAALLVFNAMPRRSPVSYNAMVSGYLANGKFDLAKDMFEKMPERDLVSWNVMLSGYVRNRDLGAARALFERMPEKDVVSWNAMLSGYAQNGYVDEARTIFQRMPDKNEISWNGLLAAYVQNGRVEDACRLFESKADWEAVSWNCLMGGFVKQKRLVNARQLFDRMPVRDEVSWNTMITGYAQNGQMSEARRLFEECPIRDVFAWTSMLSGYVQNGMLDEARSIFDEMPEKNSVSWNAMIAGYVQSKRMDMATKLFEAMPSRNASSWNTILTGYAQSGDIVCAKEIFDSMPRRDSISWAAIIAGYAQNGYSEEALQLFVEMKRDGERLTRSSFTCALSTCAEIAALELGKQLHGRMTKAGYETGCYVGNALLVMYCKCGSIEEAYDVFQGIAEKDVVSWNTMIYGYARHGFGLKALKVFDSMKAVGIKPDDVTMVGVLSACSHTGLVDRGTEYFYSMNQDYGITENSKHYTCMIDLLGRAGRLEEAQNLMRDMSFEPDAAMWGALLGASRIHGNTKLGEKAARIIFEMEPENAGMYVLLSNLYAASGRWGDVDKMRLKMRDKGVRKVPGYSWVEVQNKTHTFSVGDTIHPDKDKIYAFLEELDLKMKLEGYVSSTKLVLHDVEEEEKEHMLKYHSEKLAVAFGILSIPAGRPVRVIKNLRVCEDCHNAIKYISRIVARTIILRDSHRFHHFTGGNCSCGDYW is encoded by the exons ATGCGCGGGAGTTACCGTTTCAGACAGTTGCACAGCGGCAGCAGCAACTTCTGCTCCCGGTCATTCAAATCCCAGCAACCCATCAACATCAAGGACCGAACAGGAAATCCCACTTCTCAAAATCCAATCCCATCGAAGAAAACACTAACCCAGAAACGCAGATCCATGAACAAGTTATCCAACTCCTCCGACTCAGAAATTGTGAAATCGAACATGGACATCACCACCCAGATGCGCAACGGCCGGTGCGAAGCCGCTCTGCTTGTCTTCAACGCCATGCCCCGGCGGAGCCCCGTGTCTTATAACGCTATGGTATCTGGGTACCTAGCAAATGGCAAGTTTGATCTTGCAAAGGACATGTTTGAGAAAATGCCTGAGAGAGACCTGGTTTCATGGAATGTGATGCTTAGTGGGTATGTGAGGAACAGGGATCTTGGTGCCGCTCGTGCCTTGTTTGAACGAATGCCCGAGAAGGATGTTGTTTCGTGGAATGCTATGTTGTCCGGTTATGCCCAGAACGGGTACGTTGATGAGGCGAGGACGATTTTTCAAAGGATGCCGGATAAGAATGAGATTTCGTGGAATGGGTTGCTTGCAGCGTATGTGCAGAATGGAAGGGTAGAAGATGCTTGTAGGTTGTTTGAGTCGAAAGCAGATTGGGAAGCAGTTTCTTGGAATTGTTTGATGGGTGGATTTGTAAAACAAAAGAGATTGGTTAATGCTAGGCAGCTTTTTGACCGGATGCCTGTGAGGGATGAAGTTTCCTGGAATACCATGATCACGGGATATGCGCAGAATGGGCAAATGTCAGAAGCTAGGAGGTTATTTGAAGAGTGCCCAATTCGGGATGTGTTTGCATGGACATCAATGCTTTCGGGTTATGTGCAGAATGGAATGTTGGATGAAGCAAGAAGTATCTTTGATGAAATGCCAGAAAAGAATTCGGTTTCGTGGAATGCAATGATTGCAGGTTATGTACAAAGCAAGAGAATGGACATGGCAACGAAATTGTTTGAGGCAATGCCTTCTCGGAATGCCAGTTCATGGAATACCATTTTAACTGGCTATGCTCAGAGTGGTGATATTGTTTGTGCCAAGGAAATCTTTGATAGCATGCCTCGGCGCGATTCCATCTCTTGGGCGGCTATTATTGCCGGTTATGCTCAAAATGGTTATAGTGAAGAGGCTTTGCAACTCTTTGTAGAGATGAAAAGAGATGGGGAAAGGTTGACTAGGTCTTCCTTTACGTGTGCTTTGAGCACCTGTGCTGAAATTGCAGCTTTGGAGTTGGGGAAGCAGTTGCACGGACGTATGACAAAAGCAGGATACGAAACTGGGTGCTATGTGGGGAATGCACTACTTGTAATGTACTGTAAATGTGGAAGCATTGAGGAAGCATATGACGTTTTCCAAGGAATAGCTGAAAAGGATGTTGTCTCATGGAACACGATGATCTATGGCTATGCAAGGCATGGATTTGGCCTAAAGGCTCTTAAAGTTTTTGACTCAATGAAGGCGGTGGGTATCAAACCAGATGATGTGACAATG GTCGGCGTGTTGTCTGCTTGTAGTCATACTGGTCTGGTAGACAGGGGCACCGAATATTTTTATTCAATGAATCAGGATTATGGCATAACAGAAAATTCAAAACACTATACCTGTATGATTGACCTTTTAGGTAGAGCAGGGCGCCTCGAGGAAGCACAGAATTTGATGAGAGATATGTCTTTTGAACCGGATGCTGCAATGTGGGGAGCTCTGCTTGGTGCAAGCCGGATTCATggcaataccaaattaggtgaAAAGGCTGCTCGGATAATTTTCGAGATGGAGCCTGAAAATGCAGGAATGTATGTTCTTCTCTCGAATTTATACGCAGCTTCAGGCAGATGGGGCGATGTCGATAAGATGAGATTGAAGATGAGGGATAAAGGTGTCAGGAAAGTACCTGGATATAGCTGGGTTGAAGTCCAAAACAAGACTCATACATTTTCAGTTGGGGACACTATACACCCTGACAAGGACAAGATATATGCCTTCTTAGAAGAGTTAGATTTGAAAATGAAGCTGGAGGGGTATGTTTCGTCTACAAAGCTGGTTTTGCACGATgtggaagaggaagagaaagagcATATGCTGAAGTATCACAGCGAGAAATTAGCGGTGGCATTTGGGATTCTTTCGATTCCAGCTGGGAGGCCAGTCCGCGTGATAAAGAACTTGCGAGTTTGTGAAGACTGCCATAATGCCATCAAGTACATATCCAGGATTGTGGCAAGGACAATAATCCTAAGGGATTCTCACCGCTTCCACCACTTCACCGGGGGTAATTGTTCTTGCGGGGATTACTGGTGA